A region of Marinifilum sp. JC120 DNA encodes the following proteins:
- a CDS encoding low specificity L-threonine aldolase: MRSFASDNYSGVHPEIMKAIMEANADHMPSYGADPVSAEAKKLFKNIFGEQAKIFFLTTGTATNTLILRHLCKSWNSVICSEDAHINVDECGSPESMGIKLMLAETVNGKISVETIKPLVPSEPDVHRAQPAVISITQNTELGTLYTVDEVKTICDFAHSKGLHIHMDGSRIANAAAALGVTFKEMTVDCGVDVLSFGGTKNGCMCAEAAVFINPELGKDFEYIRKQNMQLISKMRYVGAQFKALLTDELWKRNAEHSNTLARTLAEKAGAIDGVEITRPVEANGVFAIIPEHAVEKLQEKFPFYVWDDQTGEVRWMTSWSTTEEDIDNFCAALKELI; encoded by the coding sequence ATGCGCTCATTTGCCAGTGATAACTACTCAGGTGTCCATCCCGAAATCATGAAAGCCATCATGGAAGCCAACGCAGACCACATGCCTTCCTACGGCGCAGACCCGGTTTCTGCGGAAGCAAAAAAACTTTTCAAAAACATTTTCGGAGAACAGGCCAAAATTTTCTTCCTGACCACCGGGACAGCCACCAACACCCTGATCCTGCGCCACCTTTGCAAAAGCTGGAACAGCGTAATCTGTTCCGAAGACGCACATATCAACGTGGATGAGTGCGGTTCACCGGAAAGTATGGGCATAAAGCTGATGCTGGCAGAAACAGTAAACGGAAAGATCAGCGTAGAAACCATCAAGCCGCTGGTACCTTCAGAGCCGGACGTGCACCGTGCTCAGCCCGCAGTTATTTCCATCACTCAGAACACTGAACTGGGTACGCTCTACACTGTGGACGAAGTCAAGACCATCTGCGACTTTGCGCACAGCAAAGGCCTTCACATACACATGGACGGGTCCAGAATTGCCAATGCTGCGGCTGCCCTTGGGGTTACCTTCAAAGAAATGACTGTTGATTGCGGAGTGGACGTGCTCTCTTTCGGCGGCACCAAGAACGGCTGCATGTGCGCTGAGGCTGCGGTTTTCATTAACCCGGAACTGGGCAAAGACTTTGAATACATCCGCAAGCAGAACATGCAGCTTATTTCCAAAATGCGTTATGTTGGAGCGCAGTTTAAAGCCTTGCTCACTGACGAACTCTGGAAAAGGAATGCCGAACATTCAAACACACTGGCCCGCACCCTCGCGGAAAAGGCCGGAGCAATTGACGGTGTAGAAATCACCCGCCCGGTGGAAGCCAACGGAGTTTTCGCCATCATTCCAGAACACGCAGTAGAAAAGTTGCAGGAAAAGTTTCCCTTCTACGTCTGGGATGACCAGACCGGAGAAGTGCGCTGGATGACCTCTTGGTCTACCACTGAAGAAGATATTGATAATTTTTGCGCAGCGTTGAAAGAATTAATCTAA
- a CDS encoding glycosyltransferase: MTSNLKISVIIPVYDEALTISSCIANVKKCCGKNSEIIIVDGSADGSTLSAVNDDEVILISSPPGRAVQMNYGAQRAEGNILLFLHADTTLPPDAGGLIRKALAAPCVSAGAFKLGFDTSARSMKLIAFLADLRCRIERVPYGDQAIFIPKTTFDELGCFPEIPLMEDVEFFQSIKKQRKEIVILKEAVTTSARRYLATGPLRCALRNTFLRFLHLCGVTPGTLKNMYRRREQES, from the coding sequence ATGACATCAAACTTGAAAATATCAGTCATCATTCCGGTTTATGATGAAGCCTTGACGATCAGCTCCTGCATCGCGAATGTGAAGAAATGTTGCGGGAAAAATTCTGAAATCATAATCGTTGACGGTTCAGCTGACGGGTCAACCCTGTCAGCCGTTAACGATGATGAGGTGATACTTATTTCGTCACCTCCCGGACGAGCAGTCCAGATGAATTACGGTGCGCAAAGGGCCGAAGGTAACATCCTGCTCTTTTTGCATGCCGACACCACCCTGCCGCCTGATGCTGGCGGTCTAATTCGCAAAGCCCTTGCTGCGCCCTGCGTTTCTGCCGGTGCCTTTAAGCTCGGCTTTGACACTTCCGCACGCTCCATGAAACTTATCGCTTTCCTCGCTGATCTGCGTTGCCGAATCGAGCGCGTCCCTTACGGGGATCAGGCTATTTTCATCCCTAAAACAACCTTCGATGAACTAGGATGCTTCCCGGAAATTCCACTCATGGAAGATGTTGAATTTTTCCAGTCAATCAAAAAACAACGCAAAGAAATTGTCATCCTTAAAGAGGCTGTTACAACTTCCGCCCGCCGCTATCTAGCCACTGGACCGCTACGCTGTGCGCTGCGCAATACTTTCCTGCGCTTCCTGCATCTATGCGGGGTAACCCCCGGCACACTGAAAAATATGTACCGCAGACGGGAACAAGAATCATGA
- a CDS encoding lipase, with product MKMQLLFIGDSLTSGVSDSERLGWAGRICKQLDPQGAKLTGYNLGVRASTTAHIESRWEKEAADRINADTPSLLIFCFGAPDAVKNISPVQSKVCAENILGSAKEKYATLFITPPPMIDSEKDSRTINLSAEFSKICTTLDIPCLDINSPLRENPAYIKALKESDGVHPNAEGYGIMAGMIKKFISPYILPHLR from the coding sequence ATGAAAATGCAACTCTTATTCATCGGGGATTCACTTACTTCAGGAGTCAGCGACTCGGAAAGGCTGGGCTGGGCCGGAAGAATATGCAAACAGCTCGATCCCCAAGGAGCCAAACTTACCGGGTACAATCTCGGAGTACGGGCATCCACCACCGCACACATTGAATCCCGCTGGGAAAAAGAAGCTGCTGACCGGATCAATGCGGACACACCTTCCCTGCTTATTTTCTGCTTTGGCGCACCCGACGCCGTAAAAAATATTTCTCCCGTGCAAAGCAAGGTTTGTGCTGAAAATATTCTCGGCAGTGCAAAAGAAAAATATGCGACTTTATTCATCACCCCGCCGCCCATGATCGACAGCGAAAAAGACAGCCGCACAATAAACCTTTCCGCAGAGTTCAGCAAAATATGCACAACCCTTGACATTCCCTGTCTGGACATTAATTCCCCACTGCGGGAAAACCCCGCCTACATTAAGGCCCTCAAGGAAAGCGACGGAGTCCATCCGAACGCAGAAGGTTATGGCATCATGGCCGGGATGATTAAAAAATTCATTTCACCCTACATCCTGCCCCACCTCAGATAA
- the malQ gene encoding 4-alpha-glucanotransferase — translation MKRSSGILLHFTSLPSRFGVGDLGPAAYAFADFLAEAGQRFWQVLPITPTAPDLCNSPYSGFSAFAANPLLISPELMVNDGLLEYEEILKHTVSDSGHADFDTAGQVKEHLLREAFSHVANTLLEDPIFNQFIWDNMHWVNDFALFTALKKHFKGENWTTWPEDIRNRTEDGLRHWGEKLYREILYVKFCQWVFFRQWGQLKDHLDEIGVELIGDVPIYVTHDSSDVWANRDIFKLNDLGEAYCVAGVPPDYFSEKGQLWGNPVYNWEVLENDGFGWWISRMRHNLGLYHWVRLDHFRGFSAYWEVPAEAETAMEGYWVPAPGHLLFEKLTDEMGCLRIIAEDLGHITPDVIWLKDRFQLPGMNILQFSFGEDIGYCGDALHNHKRNSVVYTGTHDNNTNRGWFLDDADEMSRKHLLSYLGHDWIDDAKISWELIRLLMSSVGCLCVIQAQDLLSLDGQARMNVPGEADGNWGWKLTPGQLTPLIRERLGEMTELFGRTSKID, via the coding sequence ATGAAACGTTCCAGCGGTATTCTTTTACACTTCACCTCCCTGCCTTCCCGGTTCGGTGTAGGCGATCTGGGTCCTGCGGCATACGCTTTCGCAGACTTTCTGGCTGAAGCCGGACAAAGGTTCTGGCAGGTACTGCCAATTACTCCCACCGCTCCTGATCTCTGCAACTCCCCCTATTCCGGTTTTTCTGCATTTGCGGCCAATCCACTGCTGATCAGCCCGGAACTTATGGTTAATGACGGTCTGCTGGAATACGAAGAAATTCTTAAACATACGGTCTCTGATTCCGGCCACGCTGATTTTGACACGGCCGGACAGGTCAAAGAACATCTCCTGCGCGAGGCTTTTTCACATGTCGCCAACACCCTGCTCGAAGACCCTATCTTCAACCAGTTTATCTGGGATAACATGCACTGGGTTAACGATTTTGCTCTGTTCACCGCCTTGAAAAAGCATTTCAAGGGTGAAAACTGGACCACATGGCCGGAGGATATTCGCAACCGCACAGAAGACGGATTGCGTCACTGGGGCGAAAAGCTTTACCGCGAAATTCTCTACGTAAAATTCTGCCAATGGGTATTCTTTCGTCAATGGGGACAGCTCAAGGATCATCTTGATGAGATCGGGGTGGAACTCATTGGGGATGTACCCATTTATGTCACCCACGACAGTTCTGATGTCTGGGCTAATCGGGACATCTTCAAACTGAATGATCTTGGTGAAGCATATTGTGTGGCCGGGGTTCCGCCGGATTACTTCAGTGAAAAAGGGCAGCTATGGGGCAACCCGGTCTACAATTGGGAAGTTCTTGAGAATGACGGATTCGGCTGGTGGATCAGCCGCATGAGACACAATCTAGGCTTGTACCACTGGGTGCGCCTTGACCATTTCCGAGGCTTTTCCGCATACTGGGAAGTGCCTGCCGAGGCCGAAACAGCTATGGAAGGGTACTGGGTTCCAGCCCCCGGGCACCTGCTTTTTGAAAAGCTCACCGACGAAATGGGCTGCCTGAGAATTATTGCCGAAGACCTTGGGCACATCACCCCTGATGTTATCTGGCTCAAAGACCGCTTCCAATTGCCGGGAATGAACATTCTGCAGTTCTCTTTCGGGGAAGACATTGGCTATTGCGGGGATGCACTGCACAACCACAAACGTAATTCCGTGGTCTACACTGGCACCCACGACAACAATACCAACCGAGGCTGGTTCCTTGATGATGCTGATGAAATGAGCCGCAAACACCTGCTTTCCTATCTCGGTCACGACTGGATAGATGATGCTAAAATTTCATGGGAACTGATCCGGTTGCTCATGTCCAGCGTCGGCTGTCTATGTGTCATTCAAGCGCAGGATCTGCTCAGCCTTGACGGACAGGCACGCATGAATGTTCCCGGCGAGGCTGACGGCAACTGGGGCTGGAAACTCACCCCCGGACAACTCACACCTCTCATCCGTGAACGACTTGGTGAAATGACCGAGCTTTTCGGGAGAACCAGTAAAATTGACTAA
- a CDS encoding class I SAM-dependent methyltransferase produces the protein MKNSLYTEHAHQYSEAIKKNIYNARFERPTLQSMMPDLKGKSVLDLGCASGEHSRHLLENGANVTAIDISQKMIDLIQRRFTDSLRCYAHDISSGLPDELDASFDLVISALTIHYINDLNPLFSDIGRVLKKDGRFLFSTHHPVLDFQASVSGNYFEKELITEKWDVIGDPVEVSFYRRPLTELLAAITQAGLCVTGLNEGKPQHEIQDVNPATYKRLSTKPSFLFIECRKI, from the coding sequence ATGAAAAACAGTCTTTATACGGAACATGCCCACCAATACAGTGAGGCCATCAAAAAAAACATTTATAATGCTAGGTTTGAACGTCCCACGCTGCAATCCATGATGCCTGATCTCAAAGGCAAGTCTGTACTGGATTTAGGCTGTGCTTCAGGGGAGCATTCACGGCACTTGCTGGAAAATGGTGCAAATGTCACTGCAATCGATATTTCACAGAAAATGATTGACCTGATACAGAGACGATTCACCGACAGCCTTAGATGCTACGCGCACGACATCTCCAGCGGCCTGCCAGACGAACTTGATGCATCTTTCGATCTAGTAATCAGTGCATTGACAATTCATTATATTAATGACCTGAATCCTCTTTTTTCCGACATCGGACGTGTTTTAAAGAAGGATGGACGCTTTCTTTTTTCAACCCATCATCCTGTGCTCGATTTTCAGGCGTCTGTTTCCGGCAATTACTTTGAAAAAGAATTGATAACAGAGAAGTGGGATGTCATCGGTGATCCCGTCGAAGTTTCCTTCTACCGCAGACCACTTACCGAGTTGCTCGCCGCCATCACTCAAGCTGGACTTTGTGTTACCGGCCTTAATGAAGGGAAACCGCAACACGAAATACAAGATGTTAATCCCGCAACATACAAAAGGCTCTCCACCAAACCAAGTTTTCTGTTTATTGAATGCAGAAAGATTTAG
- a CDS encoding lysophospholipid acyltransferase family protein, producing MVRETCSELFSLKSPFDDPFRDALFSLVEKPLAHLLCLPRLSRLYRRVHEDDCWAEKDDVDFISKSLSLLGFDVGFDNKELNRIPKSGPSVVVANHPFGVVEGLILMQLLKAVRPDVKIMANFMLGLIPEMKEHLISVDPFGRKDSPLGNISGLKEAVKWVKGGGMLAVFPAGEVASLNLRGARVEDPVWSPTVGGIIKHTGASATPVFFNGRNSFLFQAAGMVHPRLRTVLLPRENLKKKSGPVEFAVGSTVSSERLASFDSKQKLMEYLRFRTYSLRSRFKKKKVALPAFKRKEKPICNQTAQRRIITELTMIGSESILVENNEFVVHEVHAANCPFVLHEIGRLREKTFRQVGEGTGQAVDVDRFDDTFIHLVLWHKESKEIAGAYRIARADEQIERFGLNGIYSHSFFKFDSKFFDKVNPALELGRSFIRPRFQRNFYSLMMLWKGIAAYLARNPQYRFLFGCVSISNDYRKISRELIANSLMKYNGREDLAELISPARPLKFKNLKSWQKALPGTSFIDQSDLDKVVQDIEGGMGIPVLLRHYLKIGGKLAGFNIDPDFGNSLDGLIVVDLLDTSERSLFKFMGKEQGRKYLDFHHASGGPAGGLKPFCKRV from the coding sequence ATGGTTCGTGAAACATGTTCTGAGCTGTTCAGTCTAAAATCACCGTTTGATGATCCTTTCAGAGATGCGTTATTTTCTCTGGTTGAGAAACCTTTGGCTCATCTTTTATGTCTACCCCGGCTGAGTCGATTATACAGACGGGTGCATGAAGATGATTGTTGGGCTGAGAAAGATGATGTGGATTTTATCAGTAAATCCTTAAGCCTATTAGGATTTGATGTCGGGTTTGATAATAAGGAATTGAACCGTATACCGAAAAGCGGACCTTCTGTAGTGGTTGCTAACCATCCTTTCGGTGTTGTGGAAGGTTTGATCCTGATGCAGTTGCTGAAAGCAGTGCGTCCAGATGTCAAAATCATGGCGAACTTCATGCTCGGCTTAATTCCTGAAATGAAAGAGCACCTGATCAGTGTGGACCCATTCGGGCGTAAGGATTCCCCTCTTGGAAATATTTCCGGTCTTAAAGAGGCTGTGAAATGGGTCAAGGGGGGTGGCATGTTGGCCGTTTTCCCTGCCGGAGAAGTCGCAAGCCTGAATCTTAGGGGTGCTAGGGTTGAAGACCCGGTCTGGAGTCCTACTGTGGGCGGGATCATCAAACATACCGGGGCCAGTGCCACGCCTGTATTTTTTAATGGTCGCAACAGTTTTCTTTTTCAGGCTGCTGGTATGGTCCATCCCCGGCTGCGCACTGTTCTGCTGCCCCGCGAGAATTTAAAAAAGAAATCAGGCCCGGTGGAATTTGCTGTGGGTAGTACGGTCAGTAGCGAACGATTGGCTTCTTTTGATAGTAAACAGAAACTTATGGAATACTTGCGTTTTCGCACTTATAGCCTGCGGTCACGATTTAAAAAGAAAAAGGTAGCTCTTCCTGCGTTCAAGAGGAAGGAAAAGCCTATTTGTAATCAGACTGCTCAGCGTAGAATCATTACCGAGCTGACCATGATAGGGTCGGAATCCATTCTTGTGGAGAATAACGAGTTTGTGGTGCATGAGGTTCATGCTGCCAATTGTCCCTTTGTTTTGCATGAAATCGGAAGGCTTCGTGAAAAAACATTCCGTCAGGTGGGCGAAGGGACCGGGCAGGCTGTGGATGTGGACCGTTTTGATGATACCTTCATTCACTTGGTACTTTGGCATAAGGAAAGTAAAGAAATTGCCGGGGCTTACCGTATTGCCCGCGCAGATGAGCAGATTGAACGTTTTGGCCTGAATGGGATCTATAGCCATTCATTTTTTAAATTTGACTCTAAGTTTTTTGATAAAGTGAATCCGGCCCTTGAACTGGGCCGATCTTTTATTCGTCCAAGATTTCAGAGAAATTTTTACTCCCTGATGATGCTCTGGAAAGGTATTGCTGCCTATCTCGCACGCAATCCTCAGTACAGGTTCCTGTTCGGCTGCGTGAGCATTTCCAATGATTATAGGAAAATATCTCGAGAGCTGATAGCTAATTCACTCATGAAATATAACGGCCGTGAGGATCTTGCAGAATTAATTTCTCCGGCCCGTCCTTTGAAATTCAAAAACCTAAAGTCATGGCAGAAGGCATTACCCGGTACGTCTTTTATTGATCAGTCCGATCTTGATAAAGTAGTTCAGGATATTGAAGGCGGTATGGGAATCCCGGTTCTGCTGCGCCATTATCTGAAGATCGGCGGCAAGCTGGCCGGATTTAATATAGACCCTGATTTTGGCAACTCACTTGACGGGCTTATCGTAGTGGATCTGCTGGATACATCCGAGCGTAGTCTGTTCAAGTTTATGGGAAAGGAACAAGGCAGGAAATATTTAGATTTTCATCATGCCTCCGGCGGCCCTGCCGGGGGCCTCAAACCCTTTTGCAAAAGGGTTTGA
- a CDS encoding TraR/DksA family transcriptional regulator, which produces MNSAQRANIRKHLEEKLAELVERVRSRNTAVESCADDNEYASRISEQKINLALHVRESELITALEETIARVEHWDFGICEDCGEEIAIARIKANPTTRFCVSCQSRMEEDQLGRVG; this is translated from the coding sequence ATGAATTCTGCCCAGAGAGCAAATATCAGGAAGCATCTTGAAGAAAAACTTGCTGAACTTGTTGAGCGTGTCCGGTCCCGTAACACTGCAGTTGAAAGCTGCGCTGACGATAATGAATATGCTTCACGCATCAGCGAGCAAAAAATCAACCTTGCCCTGCATGTGCGCGAAAGCGAACTGATCACTGCGCTTGAAGAGACTATAGCTCGCGTCGAACATTGGGATTTTGGTATCTGCGAAGATTGCGGTGAAGAAATAGCCATTGCCCGCATCAAAGCCAACCCGACTACCCGCTTCTGCGTGTCCTGCCAGTCCCGCATGGAAGAAGACCAACTCGGCCGCGTAGGATAG
- a CDS encoding DUF3459 domain-containing protein — translation MNEKYFGARLQEDGKCSFRFFAPQAQEVKIKVQSQQEIVETLSPVQYGFHETTIEKIRPGDLYSFAIDGGPAIPDPASLWQPSELNNASTIVGHHFFDWERDKFSGLPMSEMLIYEAHVGTFSPEKNFKGITSRLAHLKELGINTLQLMPVASFEGKQGWGYDTTYPYAVHPPYGSPDDLKELVKECHQNGIAVILDVSFGSLIPVESLEPAYSPFFSEKYNVPSGRALNYDEKFSYGVRNFYVQCALSWLRDYRVDGLRIKDADHIFDQTPIHFLEELSTRIKRFAKENNRTCVLINGDKRNSLRPVLPPEEGGYGLDALYNDDFYCALQNRVTGNNEGHFKDYSNPDRMVLAMQYGFAYRGEVSDHYLRLQGRSKSELRGCKFVVYSQGHEINDGQDSKCRIIEKAGFEAAKLSAGATLLSPYVPMIFMGEEYGETAPFNYFSDDDCEKSVSQCHLNWHNIESDQGRAMLRLYHKLLKVRKEHPTIHEPCRSRCQVQEITPGVILIFRNPTSGDKKYAASIFNFSKDEAECSVAGYLPEGVWTTEIYSASNSFAGNSTPLPGILPPNGRVKIAGQSFALFLYSELMVRAEEISIR, via the coding sequence ATGAATGAAAAATATTTCGGAGCACGGCTTCAAGAAGATGGAAAATGTTCATTTCGCTTTTTTGCCCCGCAAGCCCAAGAGGTTAAAATCAAGGTACAATCCCAACAGGAAATTGTAGAAACACTGAGCCCGGTCCAATACGGATTTCATGAAACAACCATTGAAAAAATTCGTCCGGGAGACCTCTATTCTTTTGCAATTGATGGCGGCCCAGCGATTCCTGACCCGGCTTCGCTGTGGCAACCTTCAGAACTTAATAACGCTTCCACAATAGTCGGCCATCATTTTTTTGACTGGGAAAGAGACAAATTTTCCGGCCTTCCCATGAGCGAAATGCTCATTTACGAAGCTCATGTAGGTACGTTCAGCCCGGAAAAGAACTTCAAAGGTATCACTTCCCGTCTGGCTCACCTCAAGGAACTGGGCATAAACACCCTGCAACTCATGCCTGTAGCCAGCTTTGAGGGTAAGCAGGGATGGGGATATGATACTACATATCCGTACGCGGTACACCCTCCTTACGGCAGCCCAGACGATCTAAAGGAACTGGTCAAGGAATGCCATCAAAATGGGATAGCGGTAATCCTTGACGTATCCTTTGGCAGTCTGATTCCGGTTGAGAGCCTCGAACCAGCCTACTCTCCATTTTTCAGTGAAAAATACAATGTCCCCAGCGGTCGGGCTTTAAACTACGATGAAAAATTCAGTTACGGGGTACGGAATTTTTATGTCCAATGCGCCCTCTCATGGCTGCGAGATTATCGTGTAGACGGATTGCGCATCAAGGATGCCGATCATATTTTCGATCAGACACCCATCCATTTTCTAGAGGAGCTTTCTACCCGGATCAAACGGTTTGCCAAAGAAAACAACAGAACTTGTGTCTTGATCAATGGTGATAAACGTAACTCCCTGCGGCCGGTATTGCCTCCTGAAGAGGGTGGATACGGTCTGGATGCCCTCTACAATGACGATTTTTACTGCGCATTGCAGAATCGTGTTACTGGAAATAACGAAGGTCACTTCAAAGACTACTCCAACCCTGACCGTATGGTTTTGGCAATGCAATACGGCTTTGCATACCGGGGTGAGGTATCAGACCACTATCTCAGGCTTCAAGGACGCAGTAAATCCGAACTACGCGGCTGCAAATTCGTAGTCTACTCCCAAGGTCATGAGATAAATGACGGTCAAGATTCCAAGTGCCGAATCATTGAAAAAGCGGGGTTCGAGGCCGCCAAACTTAGCGCCGGCGCAACCCTGCTCTCCCCCTACGTACCCATGATTTTCATGGGTGAGGAGTACGGTGAAACCGCTCCCTTTAATTATTTTTCTGACGATGACTGCGAAAAATCCGTCAGTCAGTGCCACCTGAACTGGCATAATATTGAAAGCGATCAGGGCCGGGCTATGCTTCGCCTGTACCACAAGCTGCTCAAAGTAAGAAAGGAACACCCCACCATCCACGAACCATGCCGCAGCAGATGTCAGGTGCAGGAAATAACACCGGGCGTAATTCTCATATTCCGAAACCCCACATCTGGAGATAAGAAATACGCAGCTTCGATCTTCAATTTCAGCAAAGATGAAGCTGAATGCAGCGTTGCCGGGTATCTCCCTGAAGGAGTATGGACCACTGAAATCTATAGTGCCTCAAACTCCTTTGCCGGAAACAGCACCCCCCTGCCGGGAATCCTGCCCCCGAATGGCAGAGTAAAAATAGCAGGACAATCTTTCGCTCTTTTCCTCTACTCTGAACTCATGGTCCGAGCCGAGGAGATTTCAATCAGATAA
- a CDS encoding glycosyltransferase, which produces MRGNPRHTEKYVPQTGTRIMKCAVIVFVKYPEPGKVKTRLGKEIGYETAAKLYTAFVEDMLRNMDCADLNPIITYDPFQAEEHYRKWLGEHTYIPQHGTDLGERMLNALRSAFELKFDSSILTGSDLPDLDPEFILQAMQALKKAPACIGPASDGGYYLIGFQKEYLTDSIFRNMEWSTERVFPETISRLEKREITPEIIPEHQDMDTVEDLKRLLSNPAAQALCPKSLKILKTVFPL; this is translated from the coding sequence ATGCGGGGTAACCCCCGGCACACTGAAAAATATGTACCGCAGACGGGAACAAGAATCATGAAATGTGCTGTTATCGTCTTTGTAAAATATCCCGAACCCGGCAAGGTAAAAACCAGACTTGGTAAAGAAATAGGCTACGAAACAGCTGCTAAATTATACACTGCTTTTGTGGAAGATATGCTTCGCAATATGGATTGTGCCGATCTTAATCCAATCATTACATATGATCCCTTTCAGGCAGAGGAACATTACAGAAAGTGGCTTGGGGAACACACCTATATTCCACAACACGGAACCGATCTCGGAGAACGCATGCTGAATGCCCTACGTTCTGCATTCGAGCTGAAATTCGATTCCAGCATCCTGACCGGAAGCGACCTGCCGGACCTTGATCCAGAATTTATTCTTCAAGCTATGCAAGCCCTAAAAAAAGCCCCCGCCTGCATCGGACCTGCAAGTGACGGGGGCTATTACCTGATAGGTTTTCAAAAAGAATATTTAACAGATTCCATATTCAGAAACATGGAATGGAGTACGGAAAGGGTATTTCCCGAAACAATTTCACGCTTGGAAAAACGAGAAATTACCCCGGAAATTATTCCAGAGCATCAGGACATGGATACTGTGGAAGATTTGAAAAGACTCCTCAGTAATCCAGCAGCACAAGCCCTTTGCCCCAAAAGCTTAAAAATATTAAAAACGGTCTTTCCGCTCTAA
- a CDS encoding ATP-binding cassette domain-containing protein, translated as MNHESAITFKNVSFGYGQHKVLDEASFEIVSGDYLAVIGPNGGGKTTLLKLLLGLIEPQQGSIEILGLPPGKNGGQIGYMPQYTNVSASFPITVRDAVLMGKVSPGLKGVFGLSFGNGSGGEVEKALERVGMLEQINRRVSDLSGGQKQRVFIARAIVDEPKMLLLDEPAASVDQAGKSGLYCLLKELNEEMTIVMVSHDISVLGQGVKSVACVNRKVHLHDQPKITRELLSEAYGETIKGTCPIELITHGELPHRVLEFHPESDDNEGDWDA; from the coding sequence ATGAATCATGAAAGTGCGATTACTTTTAAAAACGTAAGTTTCGGCTACGGGCAGCATAAGGTGCTGGACGAAGCCAGCTTTGAAATAGTGTCCGGGGATTATCTTGCCGTTATCGGTCCTAATGGGGGCGGCAAAACTACCCTGCTCAAACTTTTGCTGGGTTTGATTGAGCCGCAGCAGGGCAGTATTGAAATTCTGGGTCTGCCGCCGGGTAAAAATGGCGGGCAGATCGGTTATATGCCGCAATACACCAATGTTTCCGCCAGTTTTCCCATAACCGTGCGTGATGCCGTGCTCATGGGGAAGGTCTCCCCAGGCCTGAAGGGAGTGTTTGGCCTGAGTTTCGGTAATGGCTCCGGGGGAGAGGTGGAAAAGGCTCTTGAGCGGGTCGGCATGCTTGAGCAGATCAATCGCCGGGTATCCGATCTTTCAGGCGGGCAGAAACAGAGAGTATTTATTGCCCGTGCAATTGTGGATGAACCGAAAATGCTTCTTTTGGATGAACCTGCAGCCAGTGTGGATCAGGCCGGTAAAAGCGGGCTTTATTGTTTGCTTAAGGAACTTAATGAGGAAATGACCATCGTTATGGTCAGCCATGATATTTCCGTGCTTGGACAGGGTGTGAAATCCGTGGCCTGCGTCAACCGTAAGGTTCATTTGCACGATCAGCCTAAGATCACCCGTGAGCTGCTCAGTGAAGCCTATGGTGAAACCATCAAGGGAACTTGTCCCATTGAACTGATCACCCACGGGGAATTGCCGCACCGTGTGCTGGAATTCCATCCTGAATCCGATGACAACGAAGGAGACTGGGATGCTTGA